A region of the Clavelina lepadiformis chromosome 9, kaClaLepa1.1, whole genome shotgun sequence genome:
gtcaatatggcatgctgctagtgagagaaccggatgttaacGTATTTGAATCCCAACCACCCAAAAGAACTTACTCCAAACGCCAGAGATTGGTTTAGGATGCTGATCTGGTTCGTTTGTTCCCGGATCGTCTCAAATAAAGTGGAAGTGACGTTGTAAGCGTTATCCTGATCATACTCGATAAATGTCATCCGGTTCACAATACTCGTGACGTTGTTCTCTgcagtgacatcataatacgTGTTACAATCACAGTTGAGAAGTCACGCATGATTAGTCGGAACTAAGCTGTAagcaactttgcaaaataGGCTTCTGTGATTACATTGACTTAACTACTTAAATAGAGCACGGATATTGCGGAAAGAAGTAAAGTCCAGTGGCAATCGATCCAATTAGACCGACAAATAATCGAGCggtaacaaacaataaattatatattattaaaataattaacaaatttCTACCAAGTTTTCCGATTTGGCGCTGGACGTCCCTGGTGGCAGACATCAGTCTTCCCTGGGATCCACTGAATCTTGCCTCCATCAAGCTCACTTGGTCCTCCGTGCTCTCCATCCGTGATGTCAATTCATTCATTCTAGCAGGAGGAATCTCATTATcatttttgttacatcataaaagCCTTTTATTATAACATGGACCTGATGAAAAGTTATCGACGGTGTTTGAAGATACCAGCACAGAAATATTAAAAGAACGTTAGTTTCATTGTGAATTGTACCCATCTCAAAATATGGGAATCCTTGGCAAATCTTATTCTTATTTGATGGTAAAGTAGAATTACTTCCATGTATAGTTCTATGTACATGGGCCCCATGTATAATGATAACGTGTTGGTACCATCGTGATTATGGTCTACCTTGACTGTATGTTCCATTGGGTTGTCTCTAATGACTGGATCGCTTGGTCTTTCTCGGATGCTGAATTTCTCAGCTCTGAGATGAAATCTGAAGTGCTTTTATCCTCTGCTTGTAGTTCTTTTAGTTTCTTTTGGATGGAAAGATCAGTTGTGTTCAATGTCGATAACATGACATTCTGTAGGGCGacctttaatacaaacaagataatttttcttttttgcttcaACACTCTTAGCATTGAGTTGGATGCAGAGTTGGTGTTATGTGATCTTACATGTTTCATGTATTTGTTAACTTAACAATTTATGCAATTTCAAGCGTACCTTCCATAGTAGATCATCTACAGCtgtttgttggttaactgccTCATTTATCACAGTCGTTAATATCATTTGTTGGTCGCCCATCGATTCTCGAAGGTCGTTAACAATTGACTTTATGTTTGTTATGTTAACCCATACATCAGATACGACGCTGTTAATTTTCCGAGAAACTTTATCTTCTATTTCAGTGCAATTCAGAGCATTTTTACGAAGAACATTGAATTCGGTCCTAAGGTTAGTTTGTTGGTCTCGAAGATTCTTTTCAGAAACCTGCTTCTCGTTTTGCTGTAAAACGACAAAaaattgtgaactatatgttttagactttaattattgtttcatattgtttgtaaaaacttaattaaataTTCTAATTTACATCACAAAGTTAAAAGTTCCAGCCGCTGTGTTTTCCAAATAGGGTTTGAATATTTAGCTTCATAACTTACAAGAGTTGTGATAAGGTTTCCAGCAGCTGAGACGGACTGTTGCAATTCAGCAAATCTTTCGGCATTTCTTCTCACTGACCCATTGATTTGAGCCAAGCTATGGTTGAAGTTGGAAACATCTTCGTCAAGAATCGTAATTTGGTTCAGCGCACCAGCTATCAATTCAACGCGAGCATCGAGAAATTCCAACTGTAAAATTGTTATGTTAAGGCTTACATATAGGCATAGCCTATAATATTGTGCTGTTTATAGTTGTTGTACAGACTGTAGAAAGTACTGGGGTTTTTGACGAGAAATTGTGAGTGCAAATTTTGGAAGCCCTctatggaaagtttgtatgatatgCCAGAAATCTCCGCCATGGCAAATGAACAAAGATAGTTACGCCTCAGCTTTTCTGGCACgacaacacaaaaaaattgtaagcGCAAACCAACGGATTTCCAATCGGCTCcatttattaaacaaaaaattggaCTAAGCCTGGTTGCTgaggaaaatatttaaagcttCAATATTGGCGAGAGGTAAAACATAGTAGATACGACCATTCAAGGAGTGTGCCTACCCTATGTTTTAGGGTAAATCTGCTTTGACTCAacctgtttttatttattactataaacaaccaacttttctttgtttgtttactaacCATCAATCGCCatgaaaagacaaaaaatacatgtctagtgcagaagtgcacaaccagacgACATCACAATTTgggtagctggggtctagtataggTCTGGTCTAGTCTGGTGTCTAGTATACAAACGAGACCCGaaacttttgtttaaacattGATCGATCTCGTGCGTGAATCTGCCGCACAATTCTCATTTTATCTTGTTGCAAATATAGCCTACTCTCTGTGTcagttaatttcaaaatactgGAACATTTCATATCTTTGTAAATTCTGCAATGTCTGAATGCCCACTATCAAGCCTACCACATGCATGAAGTAGGTTATATCCCGACtacagagtttggcatagcCTAGACgcactcaatactgcttttGATGAGCTCAGTGCCGCATTTATGgtgcgttattttgcactttgGACAGAATTTCTGCGCACTCAATTTGCAATTGAtataaagaataaaataagtcaaactgtgtaGATTACTCTGTAATTGCGCACTTCCATTGCTTCCGAGCAATTTCGCACACTGcagttgttatttttggttgttCATTACGCCCaggatcttgctgaaaacggaCACACTCTGTAGCCTTGTATATAACGGAAGCTTAAATATGCTCttctaaaaataacaaataaacaaaccgtGTCTCCGACCGAATCCAAACCTCCGTTGACATTTTCTTTCCACAGTGTTAGCGTGCCTAGTGTTTCATTAACATTGTGGTTTTCAAGTTCAATGCCATCTTGCTCACGTTGAATGCCACTGATGAGATTTTCTGTTGCTGATTTGAAAGTTGTGAATTCCtgtaaatatttaacataGACATCTTGAAATACAATGAATTATGAACGTTTTAATCACATATACAGAGTACAAAACAATACAAGAATAGTAGAATACATAATATACAATACCGAAGTTAATTAGAGATAACAATTTACTTCCTGTCGTAACGTTAGGGATTCGGCGAAACTGTACATCAGTTCACGATTTGATTCGGAAAACTTTTCCAGTTCATCGAAGTCAGCACGTTGATAGAAAACGGTGGCGTTTATGAGTGAAACTTTGTCCGCTAGTTGGTAGAGAGTGACATCCAATGAACGAAGATGATTCTCGTTTctgataaaaaacaaaaaaatcaacttcGATTGATTTTAAGGTAGTAAATAACGAAAAACTGGTTTGATTGGATAACCGAGCCAGCCTGCTTTACGTGAGAAATATAGAGTCAGCTAATGCAAGAATACAACACAGTTGCTGTATTTAGGCTACACCGGAGACATCACTTGATaaactgttaaaaaaatttttgccaaAGTAAAAGATGCTGTACACCGTGTGATTGCTTCACGTATGGTAATGCAGTCTCAGTGGTTTTTGACCATATATTTAGGCTTACCAAAATAAATTGCCAATACTCCATATTTTAAAGTAATATGCTTGGATTTGGTTCTTAGTTCTTTGTTGTCAACAAAGTcagtattttttcaaaagtctCACTTTGCCGATTACTGAAAGGTGACTAATTGTTATATCTCTGTTATGGTTGCAGAAGCATCACCAAGCCACCCTAAATTCGGTAAAGTACGATAACACATTGTTCGGAAACCATAAATCAAAGTAACCTTAGACATTGTGCGACGTAACGTAGCCCCTGCAGTGCCCAGCAGGTCGACTCATGAAGCGtgagaaaaaagtttaatcttGTGCGAATGCGTTAACATGCGGAATCGTTTTCAGAGTGCAAAAAAACTCCCACTGCATTAGAACATATCTGCATAGTAACACTAGTGAGTCGAT
Encoded here:
- the LOC143471412 gene encoding uncharacterized protein LOC143471412; translation: MENENHLRSLDVTLYQLADKVSLINATVFYQRADFDELEKFSESNRELMYSFAESLTLRQEEFTTFKSATENLISGIQREQDGIELENHNVNETLGTLTLWKENVNGGLDSVGDTLEFLDARVELIAGALNQITILDEDVSNFNHSLAQINGSVRRNAERFAELQQSVSAAGNLITTLQNEKQVSEKNLRDQQTNLRTEFNVLRKNALNCTEIEDKVSRKINSVVSDVWVNITNIKSIVNDLRESMGDQQMILTTVINEAVNQQTAVDDLLWKVALQNVMLSTLNTTDLSIQKKLKELQAEDKSTSDFISELRNSASEKDQAIQSLETTQWNIQSRMNELTSRMESTEDQVSLMEARFSGSQGRLMSATRDVQRQIGKLENNVTSIVNRMTFIEYDQDNAYNVTSTLFETIREQTNQISILNQSLAFGPMDVFASFASTIATIEQSVFDVNETLSAEVTGIAALLVDFQLAFDTCGRQMERISNEIEIMEANSTNYFDYFSTALDYLRQIARETNDAVGENRDLVRVLNSTMLLLQVLVPAYIQRFQPDKQNDTGPTQEPRDVEEYPQPLISNFEEKLDLKSMLQQDEEKDIQDGDYNSDYSEYDYQEANGRSVISSDEYFNFPDSNFANYPQDPEYDLESILNGDADQARLEGRVSSSYDVNNYEDYQYFADEEA